One genomic window of Pelmatolapia mariae isolate MD_Pm_ZW linkage group LG5, Pm_UMD_F_2, whole genome shotgun sequence includes the following:
- the LOC134627350 gene encoding butyrophilin-like protein 1, whose product MRGVALILVTQNSCRISADMELLALLFLSFCFLTLSGLTFGAEFETPVARVTVREDDDVILPCSLDTNENIESMLFDWVKEVPRKEVFMYRNRHHYNNGLPGQDVEFKGRVSHFPEELKYGNASIRLKQTRVEDNGTYTCIFPDIKPSEKIFRIELVVGAAPKPYVTILKEKGLLECEVPGASPKPTVEWWDSDNKTLPSKTVQEEEEQGRFHVIVQTTVTEPGCYRCVATQMEKWHRISSEICVHHEKTDQPPSGLPVWAAALIGVIVGVIVGVVAGLTFKKHCVKKGSQRRENGQLGVV is encoded by the exons ATGAGAGGAGTGGCTCTGATCTTGGTTACACAGAATAGTTGCCGTATTTCTGCAGACATGGAGCTTCTAGCACTTCTGTTTCTGAGCTTCTGTTTCCTGACTTTGTCCGGACTGACCTTTGGTGCTGAATTCG AGACACCTGTGGCCAGAGTGACTGTGCgagaagatgatgatgttaTTTTACCCTGTTCCCTCGACACCAATGAGAACATTGAGTCAATGCTGTTTGACTGGGTTAAGGAAGTCCCTCGAAAGGAGGTGTTCATGTATCGTAATCGCCATCATTACAATAATGGTCTGCCAGGTCAAGATGTGGAGTTCAAAGGTCGAGTCTCACATTTTCCAGAAGAGCTGAAGTACGGAAACGCCTCCATAAGACTAAAACAAACTAGGGTGGAGGACAATGGAACCTATACCTGTATATTCCCAGACATAAAGCCCAGTGAAAAAATCTTCCGCATTGAGCTTGTTGTTG GCGCAGCTCCAAAACCATATGTCACAATACTTAAAGAAAAGGGGCTGCTGGAGTGTGAAGTTCCAGGTGCTTCTCCTAAACCTACAGTTGAGTGGTGGGACAGTGATAACAAAACACTTCCTTCCAAGACGgtgcaggaagaagaagaacaaggtCGCTTTCACGTCATCGTCCAGACTACTGTGACTGAGCCTGGCTGTTATCGCTGTGTAGCCACACAGATGGAAAAGTGGCATCGGATTTCTTCAGAGATCTGTGTGCATCATG AAAAGACGGATCAACCACCCTCAG ggCTCCCCGTATGGGCTGCTGCACTCATCGGTGTTATTGTTGGTGTTATTGTTGGTGTTGTGGCTGggcttacatttaaaaaacactgtGTGAAGAAAG GTTcacaaagaagagaaaatggaCAACTTGGTGTGGTGTAA